The following DNA comes from Mya arenaria isolate MELC-2E11 chromosome 11, ASM2691426v1.
CATAAGGACTAATGTAGAAACTGAACTGCAAAACCATATTATATATCTGCAGTTAATGTACAGGCTATGTACAAATGCTTAttgatataatatgttttcatttatttagtttttttgcttgttaaatatttgttttagtaaattatttcaggcttatgataaaaaaactaCCAGGAATGCTTCAAGATGGCAATGGAGGGCAGTGTAAAAGTAGgtaggaaatgataaaatgcaataggatataaacaaattttatgaataatacaataagatGATGTTGGGCATCTTACTTTGAGAAGTTAACTggtataacataattgttatttaacttatatgaacattaaacaagaaatacaaTGTGACCAGAATggtgtttacatgtttttcttaaatacccaacttatttcttttttcaaaagacaataattatcataaaatatgcatactatttcagttgaaaaatgggaatgtaaattatgtgttacttgtagtttaaccattaaaaggcgttttcataaatgtattatattgtgctgtattaaacaatatttcataactttttgtctttttcaggaCACTGAGAAATcacaatgtttcaaacatctaGAATATGCCCAGAGTCAGTCTTCAAGATACTCACCTTAAAGGTTCCAGTGTGATTCAGGAGACTTTGTCAGAACAGTACATTATACCTACATACACTGGAGATACCAGACCCAACAGATTACTacagatatatttaaacagaacctgaaattaattgcatatccCAATACAACATAATACTTTAAACGGTTAAATAGGCAGTGAGGCATTTGTGTGTAatcttcatttaatatttgaaatttctttttcctttttttaagtttgattttgcatttaaaagccattagcattagatttttcaaaaatatatgtatttttatacagtttcaactgtgatgtatatccagttgtacatgtttcctctaaggattaaaacacttttgaattatataggaaaattgaaatgatacatttattcaaacttatgataaaatataaaacacacactaccATTGTTGATCATGTAAACCTTCATACTATCTTTTATAGAAATTATGTGAatcttttgatatttctaaatacatttatttttacttttactggctcatgtttaaacacagaatgctatataaagtatatactccagtgtatatcataacatgattgaaatagataatagataatatttgcatgaaactctgaACACTTAACCACTATGGCAATCTGCACCAGttaagatactttttgttgaataatgtgttttgatgagaCCAGCTTGTAAAATAGCTGTATTTCTTTTAGTCATTTTGTGAATGCCTGAATTATCCTCGGGATCTATTTCAGTCATACAGATCCCAAGTACCGGTTAGGGCAATGTGTCATGTACCGCATCAGGGGAATCGGGTCAGCAGTGCAGAGAATTGGGCATTAAAATGTTGCTATTGGTTCGCCACGTCCAGGATCGGGTGTTAACTTAGGGTTTTTACCTTGACTCCGACAATGGACCGCGAGCTATGGGGCGGAATACGCGGGGGAATATGACCCCTGTGGGTGATTGCATGGTTCTATGGGTTTATATAATCTGAGGGGAGATATCTGAGTTTCACACCTGTAGGTAGTAGTTAAGACACATGTTAGGGGATTACTTATATTCCTACGACTCTACCGGCTGGGTTGAACTTGAACTTATCGGATTTTCTGGTAACACCAGGAGGCCGACCAAGGGAATTGGAGGTGGCCAAGCCCTAATAGGAATTCGTAAGAGTACGCACGAAGGGGGAGATTTGACGTGGTTCATAATGACAAGATGGTTGAACCTGAATCATGCAGCCCCGGGGGCGAAAGTTAGGAAGGCCCAAGTTAGATAAACCGTGGGGGTAAAGTTTGATGGTCCTCTAATTGGAAAGTATTTGAAGTCTGAGAGGCGGGTAGCTAGGTTTGTTTGTGCAAATAATGCCAATTTGTCGGTCAAATGGTTAGCTCAGAGAGGTAGAAATGCTTCCTCTGGTAGTAACTTCGAGAGGGGTGGGGCATGTTCGGGGGTCCGTCCTTTTGGAAAAGGGATGAGTGCTTTATCTGTCGTACAAGAGTAGAGATTTCATTTTTGCCGAGGCTGAACAGTCTCCGGGCCCAAAATAAAGTTCAGAGAATTCTCCCAGGTAACGTTTGGCCAAACAGGCTGTTTCTGTGTCTGATCCACGCCTGGTACAGGTTCAACCATTCGTTGTCATGGTATCTCTAACTGAAAATGGGGCAAATATGAAGGTTAAGGTGCCTAATTCAGAGGATGATGTAGTCACACCGCCGGTGGGGTCTGCAGAGTCCGCACTCTTAGAGGGAGGGCAATGAGGGTCATTATTGGTGGTAGATTTGCCTGGGGGAAGTTTCCCAAAGACGGGTAATAATTCAAATTGGGGGGGCGGGGTGAGACTAGTTCTTGTCTCCCTCGGTTGGCAAAAGCAACTCAAGTGCCATATCTGTGGttgcatattgtttttaattataaattatttaagtgGCCATTCCTCAACTACCGATTATTCTAACAATGCATTTAGGTCCTCTCgaacatatagaaaatatacaaacataatctatacatgtacaatgaacatgaacattttcaatcatttaaaatgcaaacatttggTAGGCAGCAGAGATTATTGTTGAATTATAACCTACATGTTCAGCCTTTGATAAGTACCAAGACTAGTCGTTATTAAGATTTGTAGTTTAacaattttacagaaatgacatttaatttggTTCCCCGCCTTCTCAAATTGGGTCTAagacatttacaacatataagATACAATCTCAAAGATCAAGCTGGGCGGAGAAAGCGAAACAGGTTATAcaccaggggcgtagctagccctttattcatgtggattcatataattatgcaaggggggggggggtccaggGACATGCCCCCTcggattattttgaaaaccatggtgcagtcttgtgcattctgggcgttctgagttGCTTTACTTAGGACTAAAAAATGGACGGTTTTAgaatcatgtagtcaagtacgcatactgcaattttggctgtttttttgtcagaatcatgtgtattcagccgcgtactcgcgtataggcagctacgcgcctttTAGctataagatattttaaacatgttgggTAAAATCTTGAAACTTAGTACGACTAGCTCGCCTCGCCCGTTCCTcctttccttatttttttacctaatttgtttgtttacttaaCACTTACACTGTGCTGGTTTTCCATTTTTCCTAAATCTATCCCAATTCAGGGCAGTATTGCTTGTCCTTGTGAGCACTTGAAAAGACTAGGAGTGATAACGTGAAAACAATGGACGAAAAAGATTTCGTTTGATAAAATGCACATTAGTTTGGCTTTGTGTAATATAATATAAGCCAAGTCATCGGATGATTCATTTAATagcattatttcttgtttgttctGACAGACAAGCTTTTGGTTTAAAGGAACTCGTTTATGTTCGTCGAATCAGGCAtcgaaacaaatcattttgttaaaatgtaaataaaacgttTGTTACAATGATAGCACATTATTCGGAACACcccggtcattttccatcgaaaacaacctaggttacatgccggtacatcagtagaagtagttagtatttttttagataatagTATCAATCATTTATAGTAGTTTAAATCCTAGTTTGAAATGCTTGCCAGTGATGTGTGATGTTGCATACGTAATTGAGTTTCCTAAGAGTAAAGTCACAAAGTTGaattgctaaattaaaattactacgcgatctacttgcagcgtagtaaaatgtaaaggtttttgacatcgtaaaccgtccaaatacatccgaggttgttttcgatgaaaattggccgaggtgctccgaatgCATCAAACGTGATAAACAGTGCTCTGCTGTAAATACTAATTGAATCACGTTACAGAAAAAAGTTATGTTGGACCGAAATATGTTAATAAcctctgaaaatatatttattttaaacttattaaacctattaaaattgaattgtctTATGTTTGAATTTAGAATATTTTGCTCAAACGGGTATCTGCGAGTTGCTGTTTGGTGGTTGTACATAGTTAGTAATACGACTAAATTTcaacagtaaaacaatatatgagTGAGTgcctttaaaaaagaaaaaaaaaaactgtcttaCAAAAAATTAGGGATAAAAGAATCGAGAGGTTAGTTGTGTTATGCGAACTCTGTCTTATGTTCCATTATGTTCAGTTCGTTGTATGGTTTGTGTTATTTTCCTTATTGCAACAGAACATGCAGAACGAATATTTGTAACATAGAACAATGTTAGCactgaatacatttataacaaaaatagcTTTTCAAACGTTTATCATACTTACGCATCACATTGCCGATACTATATCGTCTGAAAATTGTTTGGGGTTTCAATCAGTAGATCATTGTCAGAAGACATTTAGGCACCCAATTCTGAAGATCATTGTCAGAAAACGTTAACGAGCTGGCGTATTTTTGTCGACCATAGAAACATTAATAATAGACCATAGAAAAAAGaccatagaaaaaataattttaattaaaagaccattgaaacattaataatgcacatgaaCAGACCGCCTCGCTGTGAATTTAAAGCCTTTAATAGAGAGATATAGTTTtcattaaagacatttaaaatcattggTATACCATCAATTGTCTTACTATTTCAATTAgaaatgtattcaaaacagAACGTAACTTATAAAAACATTATGGCTCTAATACCATTTTCACACGGTACCGAATACCGGCTTTTAACAGCGCTGGTAATGGCTGAATATAAGGTTCATTTTAATTGGTCATTCGGAGCtgctcggccattttttcaaaaacaacctcggatgtatgccggtacatctgttgaagtagtccgtattttttaataaaagcattaattaattgtagtgtttaagagttgtattcattgctctcagtttaaattgattgccagtgaagtgtattattgcaaacataattacgattcccaagagttaagtcataaattttaactactaaataagattactgcgcgatctatttgcagcggacttaaacgtaccactttttaagtatgtaaaccgtccatatacatccgaggttgtttttgaaaaaatggccgaggagttccgaatgtttaATTGGTCAGTTAACGTGATGTTCCGGAAAATatagcattcggaactcctcggccattttttcaaaaacaacctcggatgtatgccggtacatctgttgaagtaattcgtaaatttttgaataatatcattaattaaatgtagtgtttaagagttgtatttattgatctcaatttaaattgattgccagtgaagtgttctattgcaaacataataaagattcccaagagttaagtcataaagtttaactgctaaaaaaGATTattacgcgatctatttgcagcggacttaaacgtaccacattttgagtatgtaaaccgtccaaatacatccgaggttgtttttgaaaaaaatggccgaataACTATCGGTGCACCAGTATTTGTCATTTGACTGGTAGATTCTATCATATGTCATGGATGAAATCATACAATGTGTACAGTGGGTACAAAAGTATAACATTTATGTGCGACCAGTAAAGTTGGGACTTTAGTACCCTTTAGGACTGTTTAGTAATATTCAGGGGCGGTTCCAGCATATGAAACTAGAGAGCCAGTGTCgtttaatgtttatctttcaaCTCTATATATTTTCACCTCAacattcattccttaattgaaccGCGTTTCGGCAATAGCGATTACCATCCGATGAaagcaacatcttcggatatgctCGGATCgcgtataaatatacatgtacattggaaATGGTTTATCTCGTTAAAGATGTTAATATTGTATCAGATTGATTGTCAGATCGTTTGACGCGGCCTGGGTTTGGACTTTCCTGGGATGAACCAGTACTGGGTACACAATTTTCCTAGAACTACCCTTGAAATGACAAGCTCTAGGCAAGGGAGCTTCAGGTACCATATTTTAACTTTCAGCTTGGCGCGGCTGGGGTTTGAACCCTCGACCTTTGGCACCCGAAGCGtacgctctaccactgagctttCGAGGTGGTAGTGACTATGccggtggtgtgtaagcttatttatactagCACTCGTcccattcggcgagtgttcCGAAAAGATTGTTACTGTATTCATATACGTTTtagagcatagtgcacagacagattattaccctggttagagctaccctggttctttaacgtgcatcagtgtatagcaccgtcattatttgaaataaaaaaatgatttttttaagtttgactttTCATATAAAAGCCATTAGCATTagattttccaaatatatatatttttatacagtttcaactgtgatgtatatccagttgtacatgtttcctctaaggatttaaacacttttgaattatataggaaaatttaaatgacacatttattcaaacttatgataatatatataaacacacactaccatggttgatcatgtaaaccttcatactatctttttatagaaattaagtgaatcttttgatatttctgaatacatttatttatactttgACTGGCTCATGTATAAACACAGAATGCTACATCAAGTGTATACTCCAGTGTATATcataacatgattgaaatagataatagataatatttgcatgaaactctgaACACTTAACCGCTATGGCAATCTGCACCAGTTAttaagatactttttgttgaataatgtgttttgatgagacgagcttgtaaaatagctatatttcttttagtcattttgtgtatttgaagcatgtctgcaaatgtagattttatcatgtattttgaatggatctgaagtactgtttatttaactattattacaacgattgacacaataaagatagatttatgaattgtcttcatacaaaaaatccaaccagtcaaaattatattttcgaaCTGTTTCCCAATACAATAAGTCTCAGTCACTGTTTTGGTGCATAAACGTATGAACTTTACTCGTTATCTGAACTAAGGCCGGTTGTTGATGATTGGAATCactaatcatcatcatcatcatcatcatcatcatcatcatcatcatcatcatcgtcatcatcatcatcatcatcatcatcatcattatcatcatcatcatcatcatcatcatcatccaccacacatacacaaccaccaccaccaccaacttaACCACCTTCATCATCATCCAAATCAATCATCAGCAACATCTACGCATCATCATCTCGTCATGGTCATTGTCGTCATCGTCACATCATAATTAGTATCATTGCCGTCGtcgcatcatcattattattatcatcatcatcttagtcgtcgtcgtcgcattatcattataataatcataatattcgtcttcgtcgtcgccgcattatcactatcgtcgTCATCGCATCaccattattatgattatagtGTCGTTgtcgcattattattattaaatcatcattGCCGTTGTCGTCGCATCTTCGTgactatcatcatcagcaccatgCTGCACGTTGCATTTACTTTACAGAACATTCATAATACGCATActataatattttacttatcaaagtaaaatcaccagcctgaaaaaaacgtattttgttgttgtccaattttcattataattagaCAAATTTTAAAGGGAACGTCGATCTGAACCCGCCACTGCCTCCATCACAAAAAATCACGGATGATGATGTACTTAAGatacaattgtaacataaataaCAGATGGTTAATCAGAATAGAgaccacgagtttgtatcatttgtgtcaatcattataaaaaggagagttacattaattgattccTTTCAAGAgattatcagtattattattattattattattattattattattattattattattattattattaataaaaaagacagGTGCTCATCAGGTTAAtatgacgtaacgtcatttcacttcagactgggtcactcgctttaacgctgtgctttatcgttattttttacgtacgaccggagagtttacgagacgtttctgaaacgcctttatgattatcgttaagttggtcgttattatgatcgtaaatttacgataatggcagatcgtaaaatctatctgaaacgcacccctggTTTTCCCTAAATTACTGAAATCCGTTAGGGTCATCGTACGAGCAGTAGCGAAGGGACGATGGCGAAGACGCGAAAGTACGAATGCGAAGGAGCAAAGATAACTTTTGTGTCTTTGCGTCTTCGCCATCGCCCCGTCGCTCCTAAGAAGCGAGAGCCCTGTTGATATTAGATACCTGTAATTGCAACGTCAATATGATTGTCTGCCATGTTAAATGATTGTATAGAAAAGGCGAAGGAGCGTCGACTCGAATGCGAATCCATAAAAGCACGCAATGATGAAGCACGCAATGACGAAGGAGCGAATGAACTTTCGTACTATCTTGTCTTAGGCTTCGTTTTTATTGTCTTTACCTTAATCCCTTCGCTCATTCGCCTTGGAACGTTTGTGAATTTGCTCTCGTCCCTTAGAGTCTTTATTCCTTTGCAAAAGGGCGAAGACACGATTGACAAAACCGAATTCCGTACCATTTGGTGAGATGCTTTACATCGTCTTAATTGGCATATGGCGCGatttaaaaacaagaatttTATCCTACGGCGTATATGGAGTGATGCTTGCGGTATGTTAAAATGTAGACGAGCTAAAACACACGGATAGACAGAAAAGAGATGTATGTTTGACATCTAGTAGTATAGTTATAAGATATCAAATTTGATATAggttataaataaaacatatcgcGCAACAACCGCTCTAAAAGAGCATATACATAggttcaacaaatattttttatatcaaataaaacctatttctgtatttttttttatacaaggTCATGTAATAACAATAACGATGCAACATCATGCAAAGGAGAGTGACTTAGTAAcagtaaattatataaaagttaaaactcataaagataacatttgCATGAATGAAATGAAAGCTTTATCATTAATTGTGTGCCGAAGATATTGAGCTACTTATACACAACAATGTGTGCGCTTTTGAGGGGAATGCACGGAGGTTAGACAATtgcttttgatgaaatttttttctaaaaaatatgatttttaacgTTATCATTTCAGGTTTTGGTACAAAAACGTAAacttatcatttatataaacttttCTACAAGTTTTCATTGTTAACAAAGACTTTATAAAAGGTTAATGATGTTTTAAGACAAACCAGTTCGGAGCCTTGacgttaaatatataaactagtAAACACGTTATATTTGGGtaaaagatgtttttaaataccgctctttaaatacattgttggaTTGGTCTAAAACCTAGGAAAAACTGATACCATATAACCTCTAccgaatatatataaataacaactcatcaaaatgtattaattctgattttgttttaaagaacgACATCTAGATGACTCTCCATCGCAGATCCCATGCCATTGTAATTTGTCTCATTTATTAGCGGGTGGGCGGGGGAGTAGTGTGGTGTAGCTATTGTGAGATCGTGTGACTTTCAAAAACGGATGACacgatttaaaatatttgcacaGGTATGTATCAAATGTGAATAAGATGTCACAATACGAAAAAGCATGGGAGCCAGGCAACCAATATGCGCAATCGATGAAtttatttggaaacattttcaatcaGTCAACATAGTAAACTTAAgtattttaattgtatgttCAACTGGTGGTTATACAATAAGTCTGTTTTAAGTTATATATAGCCATCATGACCCTCTTGTTTCCTTTTTGTATTAAGCACTGACGGGAGAGTGTCAACCATGTGAATGCTGCAAAACGGAACGATGCATTTCTTTGGAAAATGGTGCAAAATATTGCATGGACGGGTGCCGAGATGGCTTTTTTGGAATAGATTGTACAGGCAGATGTGCATTACAAAACTGTGCCAGATGTTTATCTAACGACACATGCGAGCAGTGTCTTGACGGCTTCAAGTACTCTTACCAAGGGCATTGCGAAGGGAGTTGTCCGCTTTGCAAAACCTGTGCATGGAAAACTGGGTATTGTGACAGTTGTGAACCAGGTTATCATCCATATCTTAGAagatgtgaaaaaaatgaaaattgtttagtGTATTATGGCCTTGGTAATTGtgataaatgcaaacaaggACTCTGGGGTTACAAATGTAATTCTAAATGTTCACCCGGATGTGTCGATGGAATTTGCGATATGGACGGACGCTGCAAATGCGTAGAAACTTATTGGGGAACACGGTGTGCAATGTCATGTAATATTGGATGTGAAAATGGAATATGTAACGATCGTGGACAATGTAAATGCTCTACCGGTTTCTGGGGAGATACTTGTGAACACCGATGCTCTGAAGGATGTTTAGATGACTGTGAACCGGACGGAAGTTGTAAATGTAAAGGTCATGCTTTTGGTCAGCGTTGCATATACAACTGTACAGCTCTTTGCACTAATGGAGAATGCAATGAGAAGCAAAGTTGCGTCTGTACTAAGGGATATTGGGGTACCCTTTGTACAAACGAATGTTCGGTTGGTTGTCAACAAGGCATATGCGATCTTCGTGGTAACTGTGCATGTAGAGAGCACTTCTGGGGTCAATCAtgcgaaaaaaaatgttcttttggGTGTGAGGACAGCTTATGTAGTTCAAAAGACGGTATATGCACTTGCAAACCTAATTATTATGGGGATAGATGTGAACAACCTTGCAAAATCGGATGTGTGGGGGACACGTGTAGTAAAAGTGGCAGTTGCCAATGTAAATCGGGCTATTGGGGCAAacattgttcatatatttgTTCACTAAATTGCTTAACTCGTTCATGTAACAAAGATATCGGCTATTGTAAATGTAAGCCTGGATTCTGGGGAGAGTCATGCCATTCAGTATGCAATGCACACTGTATCGATAACACTTGTCGGGTTGATGGGACGTGTTTATGCAAAACGGGAAGTTACGGAAAATACTGCAATATGGCCTGCTCAAAAGGCtgcaaaaacaatacatgttatATTAATGGAAACTGTGATTGCAAAGAGAATTACAGCGGCAGAAGATGTGAAAAGCAATTATCAGGATTAAAAGTAATAtcgaaaaaatgtaataatggGTATTTTAAAGCGGATGGCACATGTATTTCTTGTTCATACAATTGTATAAATGGGGTTTGTGATATAGAAACGGGGTATTGTGAATGTAAACCAGGATATTGGGGCAACCAATGTAATTATTATTGCTCGAAAGGATGCTTAAATGAGTTAACTTGTCTGAAGAACGGGAGTTGCGAGTGCAAGCAAAATGCTATTGGTGATTTCTGTGAGAAATGCAAAGACGGGTATAGTTCATATGTGTCAGGTTCTAGGTGCGAAGCATGTCCTATAACTTGCGAAACGTGTGCAACAGTTATATATGGTACTATATGTATGCGATGTAAACCGGGTTACTTTGGCCAAACCTGTTCAGAAACATGTCCATTTTCGTGTGAAACGTGTAAGGACAAGGATACATGTTCAAGCTGTAATGACGGCTTCTATGGTTCAACTTGTCAACAACCATGCCTTTACAACTGTACAAAATGCGATGTAACAGAAGGCACCTGCAATACTTCAGATACTTGTGTTAACGACTGTTCGACGAAATGTAGCAACGAATGCCATGATGGTGAACATCGTTCGTCCTCAACATCATTTCCATCAGATTGCACAGCTGGTAACAAAGCTCCCACAAAGAACATCGATAGCAAGATTCTTGAGAACGGAGAAAAAGGTAAAAGTTAAGCAATTACCAGTTCAGGAACAAATCTTAAACTACAATATATTGTTAAGTTGGGTAGCACAATGCAAAAGGGGGATGATAGGTCTAAAGCAAAACAATCAATAAAGGAACTTCCCCAGTGCAAAAGTGTGATAAAGCACCAAACGTAATATctcaaatatcatatattttcaaaaggaATAGTTCATTGTAATGCATGGTAATAAACTTTTCATGGAATTTTTAATAACGAAATAAAAGCCTGgaaaatcattaggagtgttaaaactaagatgcTGGCGTCTGGAACCCTGCAACCATTGacgatatatgctcaaatattgccATTGAAGTCAACGATTTTAAAACGTTACCAACGCG
Coding sequences within:
- the LOC128207273 gene encoding cell death abnormality protein 1-like isoform X1, translated to MEFFYFVLFISGIQTALTGECQPCECCKTERCISLENGAKYCMDGCRDGFFGIDCTGRCALQNCARCLSNDTCEQCLDGFKYSYQGHCEGSCPLCKTCAWKTGYCDSCEPGYHPYLRRCEKNENCLVYYGLGNCDKCKQGLWGYKCNSKCSPGCVDGICDMDGRCKCVETYWGTRCAMSCNIGCENGICNDRGQCKCSTGFWGDTCEHRCSEGCLDDCEPDGSCKCKGHAFGQRCIYNCTALCTNGECNEKQSCVCTKGYWGTLCTNECSVGCQQGICDLRGNCACREHFWGQSCEKKCSFGCEDSLCSSKDGICTCKPNYYGDRCEQPCKIGCVGDTCSKSGSCQCKSGYWGKHCSYICSLNCLTRSCNKDIGYCKCKPGFWGESCHSVCNAHCIDNTCRVDGTCLCKTGSYGKYCNMACSKGCKNNTCYINGNCDCKENYSGRRCEKQLSGLKVISKKCNNGYFKADGTCISCSYNCINGVCDIETGYCECKPGYWGNQCNYYCSKGCLNELTCLKNGSCECKQNAIGDFCEKCKDGYSSYVSGSRCEACPITCETCATVIYGTICMRCKPGYFGQTCSETCPFSCETCKDKDTCSSCNDGFYGSTCQQPCLYNCTKCDVTEGTCNTSDTCVNDCSTKCSNECHDGEHRSSSTSFPSDCTAGNKAPTKNIDSKILENGEKDLPHSTYVGLLVTFGIVNCILLGVIVFVVVIERRTGESVIKLMNTRWTRWLGKPDQHEATMTEMNTHTGNTQTHVYEDLKRTETEGNYSSTATRERDASNSENTINEGSHHVYQNSVPLETDA